A stretch of the Mycobacterium sp. ITM-2016-00317 genome encodes the following:
- a CDS encoding 2Fe-2S iron-sulfur cluster-binding protein gives MSQPQHASDVTLEVDGREHTLTVDHRVTLLDLLREKLAATAPKKGCDHGQCGSCTVLVDGRRVISCLTFAVAADGARVTTAAGLGTGDDLHPVAQAFHEEDAFQCGYCTPGQICSAVGMLDELKSGAPSVVSDDLESSPELTGAEIRERMSGNLCRCAAYPNIVAAIEKAGAR, from the coding sequence GTGAGCCAGCCCCAGCACGCCTCCGACGTGACCCTGGAAGTCGACGGCCGCGAGCACACCCTGACCGTCGACCACCGCGTGACCTTGCTCGATCTGCTTCGCGAGAAGCTCGCGGCGACCGCACCGAAGAAAGGGTGCGACCACGGGCAGTGCGGGTCGTGCACGGTCCTGGTCGACGGTCGCCGGGTCATCAGTTGTCTGACCTTCGCCGTCGCCGCCGACGGGGCGCGCGTCACCACCGCCGCGGGCCTGGGTACCGGGGATGATCTACACCCGGTGGCGCAGGCCTTCCACGAGGAGGATGCGTTCCAGTGCGGGTACTGCACTCCGGGACAGATCTGTTCGGCGGTCGGGATGCTCGACGAGCTCAAGTCCGGGGCACCGAGCGTCGTCAGTGACGACCTGGAGTCCTCACCGGAACTCACCGGCGCAGAGATCCGAGAACGGATGAGCGGCAACCTGTGCCGCTGCGCGGCCTACCCGAACATCGTCGCCGCCATCGAGAAGGCAGGGGCGCGGTGA
- a CDS encoding xanthine dehydrogenase family protein subunit M gives MRPFDYHVATSPADAVATLTRNPDGAYLAGGTNLVDHMKLGVAEPDLLVDVSRLDLSEVTATDDGGVSIGANVRNSDLAAHPVIRSRYPVLARALLSGASGQLRNSATTAGNLLQRTRCVYFQDVTTPCNKRVPGSGCSAIGGYVRYHAILGASPHCVATHPSDMAVAMSALDARVVVQGADGPRRIPATDFHRLPGAEPHRDTVLAHGELITAIELPPPPPNAVSDYRKVRDRAAFAFALVSVAAELSLVGEAIATARIALGGVAHRPWRARHAEEMLIGAVASEDAFAVAADAELSSAEALPGNEFKVELARRTLVAQLRMLTERGRS, from the coding sequence GTGAGACCGTTCGACTACCACGTCGCCACCAGCCCTGCCGACGCGGTCGCCACGCTGACCCGGAATCCGGACGGAGCCTATCTGGCCGGCGGCACCAACCTCGTCGACCACATGAAACTCGGTGTGGCCGAACCGGATCTGCTTGTCGACGTCAGCCGTCTCGACCTGTCCGAGGTCACCGCGACCGACGACGGCGGGGTCAGCATCGGCGCCAATGTGCGCAACAGCGACCTCGCCGCGCACCCGGTGATCCGCTCGCGCTACCCGGTGCTGGCCCGCGCCTTGCTCTCCGGCGCGTCCGGCCAGCTGCGCAATTCGGCGACCACTGCCGGAAACCTGTTGCAGCGCACCAGATGCGTGTACTTCCAGGACGTCACCACGCCGTGCAACAAGAGGGTGCCGGGCAGCGGATGCTCGGCCATCGGCGGCTACGTCCGCTACCACGCGATTCTGGGCGCGTCACCGCACTGCGTGGCCACCCACCCGTCCGACATGGCGGTGGCGATGAGCGCACTGGACGCCCGGGTGGTGGTCCAGGGCGCCGACGGTCCCCGCCGGATCCCGGCCACCGACTTCCACCGCCTTCCCGGCGCCGAGCCGCACCGCGACACGGTACTGGCCCACGGCGAGCTCATCACCGCGATCGAACTCCCGCCGCCGCCGCCGAACGCCGTGTCGGACTACCGCAAGGTGCGCGACCGCGCGGCGTTCGCCTTCGCGCTGGTGTCGGTGGCCGCCGAGCTCAGTCTGGTCGGCGAGGCCATCGCGACCGCGCGGATCGCGCTGGGCGGCGTGGCGCACCGACCCTGGCGCGCCCGCCACGCCGAGGAGATGCTGATCGGCGCGGTGGCCTCCGAGGACGCGTTCGCGGTCGCCGCGGATGCGGAGCTGTCTTCCGCAGAAGCGTTGCCGGGCAACGAGTTCAAGGTCGAACTGGCGCGGCGCACGCTGGTCGCGCAATTACGCATGCTGACCGAACGGGGCCGCTCATGA